The Sebastes umbrosus isolate fSebUmb1 chromosome 24, fSebUmb1.pri, whole genome shotgun sequence genome contains the following window.
agaagtggacgtagtcatcgtgacgtcacccatcggtttgtggactgccgttttgaagcctcgagttcagcattttggctgtcgccgtcttggttatttgcaaccagatgtgacaagagagggtggagctaagtacgatCAAACGCtgagtaaaacatttttagacgaccatgaaggttataattagtagtcatgaactgaaaacacactgtgaaagggttaaagttgtaagacgaaaacacaactcccagactggacaaaaccgtggcagcgacctgtcaatcacaacgcCCTAAAGcctcccctgctttatggtctatctgactctaaatgggaccataatttactaaatgaacatcatgctgtattgaagaagactttattataaatttaccatttaccattactGCAAACATCAATCATGGTTCCAAgagctaataataatatttcacaTATGTAAAAGGGGATGTTACCATGAGGAATTCATGAATCTGTGATTCACCTCCAAGTGGACACTCACCATTTCCATGTGGGGCAATGGTGAACCAAGTGATCTCCAGCTGCTACGaactaaaaacaccaaaaagaGAGGATTAATAAGTCTGCTTTACGGATAGTTTTGAATAGATATAACAACATATAGTGCAACATATAATCCAAATTAACAAGAATGTTCTCACCTCTTCCGGTGTGATGACTCCAGTCTCTTTGAATTTCGATTCCTGTAATTGAAAACAGAACCAATTTACCAATTAATGTTGTCTTTGTTAgatgaaatacatgaaatgtcatgtctctctttctttgaatttctgacaaaacatttgattgtataatttaattattaatattgttagtctgtatgtatgtgtcttCTCTGAGGaatttatttattgtcttatcttttattttattttatttattctattgttGTCTTTTTTAGATATGtcaaatacatgaaatgtcatgtctctctttctttgaaattctgacttaacatttcattgtataatttaattattaatattgttagtctgtctgtatgtgtatatatctatatctatatatatatatatatatatatgtaaaattcaataaaaatattgtttaaaaaaacaacttaaatagTGGAGCTGCGCATTTACAAGAAATGTGCAAATATTTGATGTTATACTATGAGCCTGTATCCAAGTAGTGCCTCAGATAACGCTAACAACAAGGAGTAATGATGTTACTGTATATGACTGTAATGACATCTCTTCCAGTAGCCAGCAGCTAGCAGCCAGCTcgctgctgtaatgtttaaagttTACCTTCAACACCGGAGTGAGAAACTCCGCCACACCGAGAGCCGTGCCTTTCACCGTGTTTATCACGTTCTGCATCTTGTACACGTCCTTTTTGGCTAAAAGCGTGAAGTTCTTCAACGAACCGTCCTGTGAAAACAACAATTATTTTGACATAGCTACTCCAGCGAGATCACATGAGACGTCTGAACACTTCCGGTATCTGACTCTCGCGAGAAGTGTGGAAGGGACGTAAATGCGCCAAGCCCCCGGGAAGAGCTAATtgattaagataagataatataagataagataaaatagaacattattaatcccgaaggaaattcttgtaccagagattgctcaaaaatacaacaaaattactaCAAGTTCAAgcgtataaaataaaaaaaagtactatttctagcactagtgcctaatagaataacaattaagtgcgatacattttgtaaaattagtaaataagataagataagtaaaaaaaaaaaaggtaaagtaagctaacaaacagaaaaataagtaatattgcacatgttggacattaatattgcacacaatgaacagtgatattgcacatgagaatgtaaaaagtagtattgcacatgatattaatattatatttgtactcAGTGTCAGATTGAGCCAATGATGCCAATTTACTTAGTGACCAAACGTAGttgataaaactttttttttttaaataatatttttatttaagaaaaagaatGTTATTCACAGATATTTAACACAGAGCATTTTcactccctcccctctccccccccccccccccccccccccgcccaattgttatcaatattatgtatttatattatttctttatattaatcttgtctctaggtggaggctccagataagcccagtggttttttttcctcttcctgcactgtatattattcatttagtgttttgttatgttgtatagtcttaaattgtgcaaaataaataaacaaataaacaaacaaatgatgtTTCAAAATTAAGtaataagatttaaaaaataaataattcaaataaaaataatataaataaccaaaatcaaaataaataaatcaataaaacaaaggtaaaataaaagcaaataaataaaagtactacAACTTAGTGGGGTTTCTATATCTGATAGAAAGTGTACTAATGCTTTTGTTAGAAATCATCTTGAACATATTACTACTCccatatataaatataggtGGAAAACAACGGAACGCTaactttctattttttttaatttatttctttaatactttatttcaagagttcaatacaatatatttacatgttcagatttttcattacaattctgcaaaaatattttacattataaaaataatataaattataaattacacaaaaaataaaatttaaggaaaggaaaagatgaataaaaacaacaacaaaataaaaaacaaacaaacaaaaaacattcggggtatgttaaacaattggaatacatttaaaataagataagataagattagatatttctttattagtcccgcagtgggaaaatttgcagtgtacagcagcaaaggggatagtgcagaaaacaagatgcatcagctaacacagtaaaaaaaaaaatagctaaacaaagtgaaacaaaatatgaaccatttaaatagaaggaagtataaaaatagaagcagtatatacagtattgacaataaacagactattaacaaaattgcacaggTGGAAAATGAtgttgcacagtgagaattaaatgaaattccacctgaaaatatcaggttattgtcagtttttggtgtgtaagtggtctactgggagcagtgctggttgtggagtctgacaatacaatatattaacatGTACTgacaatacaaaatatttacatgttctgatttttcattacaattctgcaaaaatattttacattataaaaataatataaaaaataaattataaattatacaacacataaaatgtaaggaaaggaaaagatgaataaaaacaaaacaaaataaaaaacaaacaaaaaattggaatacatttaaaatgtctaaacaatttaatagttttaatcaatttagaatttttgagttttacgTTGTCAATCATGGTCAAATCTCCCTCACTGGATCGCGGGCTGGGAAGCGGAataggaaacgctactgcgcctgcgcAATGGGCCCATATGATGCGGAAGTTCTTGTTCATGTTGTTAGCCGTTAGCTAACATTGCAGACTGTTCCCTGTGTTAATGGTGTTAACGTGAGGGTCGAGTAGCTAGGCTAAGCTAACAGTGCTAATGCTGCTTCACGCATAGCGAGGTGCCACTATGTGGAGGGACTCCGTGAGGTCGCTGTTAAGGAGGGCAAAGCTCCTCAACACAGCTCGGTCCGTCAGACACAGATCACATGGACTCTGTAGCGGTGTTTCAGGGAAGACCTGGGTGAGACCCAGCGGGTTTGATACGGGTCTAAAGACCTTCAACAGCCTGAGCAAACAGAAAGAGCCTCTCATACTGGCAGCAGAGGGAGTAGCTACCTGGTACGGATCATAACCTTATATGATGAATACACACAGTATGCATGATAACCTCACACAGTGTTGTGTTACAGGTACAGCTGTGGACCTACTGTATACGACCATGCTCACTTGGGTCATGCCTggtaatgatatatatataaacacatgttATGCACAAGCCAAATATTGTGAAATGTCTTGGAGCTAAATGTCTTTCTGTGTTGTCCCCAGCTCATATGTCAGGTTTGATATCCTGCAGAGGATTCTGTCCAGGTTGTTTGGGATCACTGTCATCCATGCTATGGTCATCACTGACATCGATGACAAGATTATCAAGAGAAGTTGGGAGGTAAGATCACAGTAGTGTGttaaaatcagctgtttttttatactttatttttccccttttttcaaggttgttttcatatatgcaatttacagtttacaatagtttataaacaatttttaagtagatgagcttatagataaactcattaagtacactagagaaaacaacttcaacattcaaaattgaaataaaattaagaaaagaaataataataataataataatgataaaaagagagaatagagttaaaaaaacaaaaaaatcagctgtttttgtgaccttatttattaaaaaaaaatgtgtgttccCTTGTTTTATAGGACAATGTGTCCCCAACCATCATAGCCACAATGTATGAGGATGCATTCAAGAGGGATATGCTGTCATTAAAGGTGTGTGATAAGGTCACACtcctgtgtgcattcattaatattgagactgatctgtAATAAATGCTTaggagagtgaaaaaaaaagtaatttgctGTGAGGCACAAACTGTGTTTAACTTTatattctgttattttgtttttttgaggtGATTCCTCCTGCAGTGTATTTAAGAGTCACTGAGAATGTGCATCATATTGTTGCGTTTATTGAGAGGATCATCAAGAATGGACACGCGTATGCCACAAAAGAAGGTAAATACACAGGACTTGTCGTTATTTCTCCTGTGAAATAACCACCACAATACCTTGAATCATCATTTGTGGAACGCCTTGTGTTGTAGGTGATGTGTATTTTGACATCCAGTCCATTGGCGATCGTTATGGCAAGTTTGTGGGAAGTGTGGATTCTCAGGGAGAAACTGGTAAGTGTGCTCTGTCACTGTGATAACTGGCACTGACTACATGTCAGCTTCACTAATTGACGACAAACTGCACGGTTCTCTAGGCGGCGCAAAAAAACGAGACTCAAGGGATTTTGCTCTTTGGAAGCAGTCCAAACCTCAGGAACCATACTGGGAATCTCCGTGGGGCAGAGGAAGACCTGGCTGGCATATCGAGTGCTCTACCATCGCAAGGTTTGGATTCACAGCAACCTGTCTGCTTTTCTATAGGATGCAGGTTCAACATAGTCAGGTCCTAAATGCATACGGACTCCGTCTATAGTGTTGTTTTCTCTGTGGTGGTTTCAGCTCGGTGTTTGGGAGTCAGCTGGATATCCACTCTGGAGGTATTGACCTGGCGTTTCCTCACCATGAGAATGAGGTTGCTCAGAGTGAAGCCTATCACCAGTGTGGACAATGGGCAAACTACTTCCTCCACTCAGGTAAGTAAATCccagactgtttttttctcctaaagctCTGAATTCCGTCTTGTGGTCGCAGGTCCACCAGAAAGACTCCTTTACACCTGCTTTAAGCTTTTTCAATATGtgcacctgattggttgttgttgttgttgtctttagGGCACTTACACCTAAAAGGCAGCGTAGAGAAAATGTCTAAATCTTTAAAGAATTACGTCACCATCAAGGTAAAGTCATCATGAATTAGTCATCATTTATTAAGTAACTATATCTTCCACATTGTGTATTGTAGTTTGTGAGAATAATCTTTTTTGTCTTCATTAGGATTTCCTGCAGTCTTACTCTGCCAATGAATTCCGAATGTTTTGTCTTTTGACCAAATACAGATCAGGtgggaaaagtttttttttatttttataaatgtgttGGTTTGCATCAGACTGTAAACTGTTCTCTTCATGCTGCACTTTTGCCCAGTGCAGTTTGAGGAATGAACTATAACTGTATTGGTTTTAACTAgtgctgtcagtcgattaaactgtttaatcgcgatcaatcgcaaattaataaattttttatctgttcaaaatgtaccttaaagggagatttgtcaaatatttaatactcttatcaacatgggagtggacaaatatgctgctttatgcaaatgtatgtatatatttattattggaaatcaattaacaacacaaaacaatgacaaatatagtccagaaaccctcacaggtactgcatttagcataaaacaatatgctccaatcataacatggcaaattcaacagctgtcagtgtgtcagtgtgctgacttgactatgacttgccccaaactacatgtgattatcataaagtgggcatgctgtaaaggggagactcgttggtacccatagaacccatttacattcacatatctggaggtcagaggtcaagggacccctttgaaaatgaccatgacggtttttcctcgccaaaatgtagcacaagtttggagctagtatgacatggccaAGCCCAAAACGCCTAaacctgagcccgctacaacctaaaaatcaatgaTTGATGATTTCTTGTGGTGTCTCCACAGCGATAGACTACAGTGACAGCAGCATGTTGGAGGCTCGGACCTCTCTGGGAACCATCTCCACCTTCATCCATGATGCTCAGGCCTACATGAAGGGTCAGCTGCAGTGTTCACCTGTACAGGAAGCTTCTCTCTGGGAGAGGTATATACCCCCTctcaaaaatcaaataaatacaaaaatggttatttatttcttattctaGTTCCGTTCCAGTTGAGAACTTCTTGTGTTCTTGTGTTTCAGGTTGGCTGAGACTAAATCCAGCGTGGTGAAAGCACTGGCGGATGACTTTGATACCCCGAGAGCCATCGGTGCTGTGATGAATCTGGTTTACCACGGAAACCGCCAACTCCAGCCGGTTTCTAAGGTAACTCACTGTGCCTGACTCTCCTGGAATTACATGAGCAGACTAAAAGTTACAGTTGTAGTCGGATCAGCAAGACCAAAGCGCTCAGGAGGCCGGGCTTTGCCTAATCTGATGTTCATTCTCTCCTGCATTTACGCTGTGGTTTAATAAAGGGATTACATCAATCCATAATCTGTACATAGAAGACACATTTGCATCTTTCTCTCTTGCCTTTATCCCAAATCGATGACGTACCTAAGAACCATTTCGTCCATTACTTGAACGTCAGGAGACATTGATTCATTTCCAGATAAGCCCATACAAAATACGTCGACCATATCCTTGAATTGAATTCCGACTGTAGAGAATTGATATCCGGGATTTATGATGTCATTAACAACATCATTCCACACTCCATTGAGCATTTAAAAATGGCCTGGTACTCCGATCTTGGAGTAGTTTTAACAGATGAGCAGTGGGACTCTGTCTTAGActtgatacacacacataatctaCGTCTGCTAAACacagcttaaaggtcccatattgtaaaaagtgagattttcatgtcttttatattataaagcaggtttaagtgatatataaatactgttaaactatcaatacgctcaatatacggagaaatacacacagcccgtattaaaaaattgtgcgtttgaaacaagccgtaaggatttctgtccatttgtgatgtcacaaatgtacaatatttagaccttttacacagttttaaacattctaaatgtgtcccagtttatttcctggttgtagtgtatgtaaataacatcagctgacagaaagtaaacacggacccaaactgttgcctagcgacGCAATTCGGTtacaatgcactaaaacggagcgtttcaaaaagagggtgaatacaggtatattcaggctgacagtatgaggaaaataaaggtttttttttaacattacggcatgtaaacatgttctagtagaaacataaaatacaaatataaacctgaaaattagcatgatatgggacctttaatacaacTGAAAGTGGTACACAGAGCTCATTCGACTAATGCTAGACTGGCAAAGATTTATCTGACCCGTTATGTCTGCGATGCAGAGGCCAGCCAGCTGACTTAATGCATATCTCTCCACCTTCTGGATGGGTATTTTTAAAGCTTATAGTGAGCCCAATTTGACCCGAACCCAATTATTTCTGTGCGGAGGGTCAGCGGCAACAAGCATTTGAAAACCAAGACTTAGATTTCAGTCCGACTGAAGCAGTTTATTGCACAGTACAATGAGGCATCaacttgaatgtgtgtgttgtatctGTTCAGTCTGAGGGAGTGGCTCGGAGCCCTGCAGTGTTTGGAGCGATGGTCAGCTACATCAGAGATGCCTTGGATGTGTTTGGGATCGATCTGCTGCCACATGCTGATGTGTCCAGTAGTGGTGGAAGTCTGGAGGGCGTCGTGGAGCAGCTGACTCATTTCAGAAGTGAAGTTCGAGCGTTCGCACTCGCTCATCGGGACGTTCCAACCGCCGGATCCCCCACGAAACCTGGACTTTACCCAGAGAGAATCCCTCTCCTCAAAGCCTGTGACGTCCTCAGAAATAACCTGGCACCCTTGGGTGTGCTGATAAAGGTATGCTGGGTTGGATCACATCGAAGTTTCAATTTACTCTGATATCAAATATTACAGTTTATAGGGAGTGatgtcttttttgtgtttttcaggatAGAGGAGCCATCTCGACATGGGAGCTAACTCAGactcagagaggacagagagtccAGGATAAAGACCAGGATAAAGACCAGGAGACATCCAGCTGAAACACACCTCTGAGACTGACTCTTTATTTTAGGCTTGTGGACTCAATTTAACGTATGGTAACGGGGATCATTGCCCTttgtttttcaataaaatgcTCTTGATGCTGATTCCTTGTCATATTTAAATCgatgaaaaagacaaaacaaagtctTGATTGAAACAACTGTGCTAACACTTCATCAGAATGGGAAGTTGAATCACAACCGTAAGAGACCTGCGGGGCCGGGGGCGGaaccgaccgactttactgtctttcagaggctctagcaggttcagtttggggctagagtgaagctacagatatcatatgaaactagaaatcctaAGGAAACCATTGGTAATTGattgataatcatatgcagttttgtGCAAGTCACAGCTGCcctaacaaatgaacaaataaagacacTTTTCATCCCTGTagctctctttctcacactttttcatctgcccggctgcacttatttgttaataaaagtgtaaattgtagtgaaattAACttaacacttttaagccaataatatcagggaccaattgtttatttatatcataataaatgcagttatttatgaaaataaaaatcttaatttttgacttaaaaccattgtgatgtctgatgtgtgttgctgtTTACGGGGGCTAGGGTCagggttctggggggttgaacccGAGCCGGCCCTGCTAACTTGGATCAACTCAGATAGACATTTCCCATTGCATGTTAGGTGTGGTGTTTGATTTAATTAGTACATTTATCCTCTCACAGCCCTTATTTGATCGTTATAAAAACCAAACACATAAAAGATGTGACaaatcaaactgtattttttttccaaattttaAAATGCAACAATGCTCAAACACTGTTTTTCATGTGCTTGTTCATTTAATGTCATACACAGTAGTAACTGTATGTAACTTTCAATTTATAGGTGACTCAAACTCAGACACCTACTGGTGAATAAAGGCTACTGAGCCGTGATAACATCACCACCAAACAGCAGCCGATAGCAGATGAACAGTCCACTGTGTGCTTTTCTACACACAGATTATATCATTGTCCAGCAGTCTCGTGAAGACGGTCGTCCAGGTGTCCATCAGGCGGTGCTGCGGCTCTCGGGTGTCAGGTTGATCAGAGAGTTACTGGCCTGAGCCAGCTCTGTGATGGacactctgcctctctgtctcatGAACTGAGCCACTGAGTCCAGCTCTTCTGGAGTGATGGAGATAAACTTCCCTCGGTCATCAATCACTCCTGCAGAAAACATACAGCGTGTCATGTCATAGAggatacaataataataataacaattccTTCAATTACAATAGCGTGAATTTCGCGTGTTGAATGAATGCGCCATAAGCAAGGCGATACATtgatcgactgacagccctaattcatatACATTCACAGTGAACTTCAGACTTCAGAGATGTGAggagtggggaaaaaaagagacacgAGTCAGACGCTCTGAACGCTCTGGGACTTTTTTGTCAACTCCAGACATAGGAACATTTCTGCGTTGCCATTTATTCAAAGAATAAGAGCTCGTGTTTCTATGTTTCCTCTGAGCAGCTTCATCCAGACCTGCCCTGTTCACACTAACCTGTGAGGGAGCCTTCAGCCAACAGGTCCTGCAGTCTGTCAATCGCATCCTGTGTCCTCATCCCAAAGTGGGACGCCAAGTCCTCCAGGAGAACCACCTTAGAGGTCTGCGGGACAGAGGAGACATGGTAAAAGACACTATATTCAGATACAACGGCACAGGTTGGAGTGTGAAGAGTCTCTCACCTCGATGTACTCGATGAATTCTTGCAGCAGGTTGCGTGACTGAGAGTAAAGAACACAAACACTTGTTGTTAATATGTAATAGAGAGAGGAAGTGTTAAAATGATATGAGCTCAGCAGAGATGTGACCTGGTCCTCAGtgagctgctcctcctctccctggTCTTCTACGACGAAGGAGGCTTTGAGTTTTAAGTACTCATCCTCCTCCCGTTTTTCTTGCTCCTCTTTAGCCCGgcgttcctcctcctcctgaataAACACCAGCACAGAGTGTCAGCATCTCCTcttatgaacacacacagctggtgaGAGGAATGAGTGTGTGACCTGTTTCTGCTCCTGCTGTCGTTCTCTGTCGTCATCCTGACGTCTCTCCTGCTCTCGGAGCTCCtgcatcttcttcctctcctccctctcctccatctccgcCTGGGAATAAGCAACAATACTGGATTCTACTGCAAACTTGGGCAGTTGTACTCACAGCCCAATGTGAACGTAGCTTTAGGATCATATTTCATTCATGATCTCTCGCTGTGTCATCCCTGGATCTTGTGTTCAGCCAGTAGGGCAAAGGCTCAGAAGCTGTGTCCTTATTCTACATATACTACATAGTAATTCTAGACAGTTATTAAGATACTACAGCAAACTAGTATAGGCTACtgttatattaacattttagatttgtttccagtgagatattattGAGTTCATATAGTGACTTTGCTgatgctgctctagaaacaagtATGGACCCCTGACCTCTCTCTGGGCTTTCTTGGCCTGTTTCTCCTCcagcttcttctgcttcttggCTCCAACTTTAGCGGTCGGCTGGAAGTCCTGCGGCTccgcctcttcttcctccacacGCTCCTCCTCTGAAATCAACAGCCCGCTTGTTAAACGGTCTTTTACATCACATGTATCACAAGATTTGCATCTATTAACATTATTTCATGTACTTTTGAATGAAGAATGACGCCTGACAGCTGTCTAGTAAGAGCAGCTCAAACACAGCAGAGGCTCATTATGAAACATTAGATGTTGTTTATGTATGACTGTTAAAGTTCATGTGATGAAGCATTAACGGCTACATTATAAAGGTGAACAAAGTTAGAAACTAACGGTGTTTACCTTGCTCCACAGCTTCTCTCTGTGGCCGTCTGTTAGCCATCACCGCAGCGAGGTTCCTCCTCCTGCGAGGCATCCCGGCACCTCGCTCCTCCGCTGCCCGCTGAGGGGGTCCCGCTGCCCGGACGACATCCCTCCGCTGCTCCTCATCACCTGAGCATGGAGAGGGCACAAACCATAGTACGGTCTATGCAATACACATAACACTGCAAagatttcaaattaaaaaaaaggataaaaaacagcactggtatcagatcagtaTAGGTTGGGCACTGGAACTGGAGTGAGACTAGTGCATCctctatccattcatccatccattatctgtaactgcttatcctgttcagggtcgcgggggctGGAGTCCTG
Protein-coding sequences here:
- the cars2 gene encoding probable cysteine--tRNA ligase, mitochondrial; this encodes MWRDSVRSLLRRAKLLNTARSVRHRSHGLCSGVSGKTWVRPSGFDTGLKTFNSLSKQKEPLILAAEGVATWYSCGPTVYDHAHLGHACSYVRFDILQRILSRLFGITVIHAMVITDIDDKIIKRSWEDNVSPTIIATMYEDAFKRDMLSLKVIPPAVYLRVTENVHHIVAFIERIIKNGHAYATKEGDVYFDIQSIGDRYGKFVGSVDSQGETGGAKKRDSRDFALWKQSKPQEPYWESPWGRGRPGWHIECSTIASSVFGSQLDIHSGGIDLAFPHHENEVAQSEAYHQCGQWANYFLHSGHLHLKGSVEKMSKSLKNYVTIKDFLQSYSANEFRMFCLLTKYRSAIDYSDSSMLEARTSLGTISTFIHDAQAYMKGQLQCSPVQEASLWERLAETKSSVVKALADDFDTPRAIGAVMNLVYHGNRQLQPVSKSEGVARSPAVFGAMVSYIRDALDVFGIDLLPHADVSSSGGSLEGVVEQLTHFRSEVRAFALAHRDVPTAGSPTKPGLYPERIPLLKACDVLRNNLAPLGVLIKDRGAISTWELTQTQRGQRVQDKDQDKDQETSS
- the LOC119483817 gene encoding DDRGK domain-containing protein 1-like, whose product is MDVALYLIAAAILIVLIVFALKLRRKTQEGDEEQRRDVVRAAGPPQRAAEERGAGMPRRRRNLAAVMANRRPQREAVEQEEERVEEEEAEPQDFQPTAKVGAKKQKKLEEKQAKKAQREAEMEEREERKKMQELREQERRQDDDRERQQEQKQEEEERRAKEEQEKREEDEYLKLKASFVVEDQGEEEQLTEDQSRNLLQEFIEYIETSKVVLLEDLASHFGMRTQDAIDRLQDLLAEGSLTGVIDDRGKFISITPEELDSVAQFMRQRGRVSITELAQASNSLINLTPESRSTA